One window from the genome of Tolypothrix sp. NIES-4075 encodes:
- a CDS encoding precorrin-8X methylmutase has product MNAGCLTIKELTDAVGGGITPRMVRHYHQLGLLPQPVRSHSNYRLYNENDVIRLQRIVALKQQGFQLNHIRQILKVEPSSDTSITLMSQLQMQYRTVMQQISQLRQTASALEGLLGRDKDCQIMQAEVFSQLKLLEVETQAGVGELENLWSKLDAEVHTHPEVFQESLQWLLPDLSERSEIEQHLISQMVLACGDVSLVSFLRLGNKAIASTREALKSGSMVVVDTPSVAGALDNTRLAHLKCKVETLINNPHITTATEAEIAFWQHQEWREKLLQLPFGCVLVIGYAPSVLLEVCEAINNQKIKPALVIAMPIGFSHAPAAKRQLMQTSVPFITIEGTLGGGLLAATALNALVESLLDKPDCHCYLS; this is encoded by the coding sequence ATCAACGCTGGTTGCTTAACTATTAAAGAACTCACTGATGCCGTTGGCGGGGGGATTACTCCGCGCATGGTAAGACATTATCATCAATTGGGATTACTGCCGCAACCAGTGCGATCGCATAGTAACTACCGCCTGTATAATGAAAACGATGTCATAAGGTTGCAACGCATTGTCGCGCTGAAGCAGCAAGGCTTTCAGCTAAACCACATCCGGCAAATTCTCAAAGTGGAACCTTCATCGGATACTAGCATTACTTTGATGTCGCAACTACAGATGCAATATCGAACAGTTATGCAGCAAATTTCCCAACTGCGACAAACCGCATCAGCTTTAGAAGGATTGTTGGGACGAGATAAAGATTGTCAAATCATGCAAGCGGAAGTTTTTTCTCAACTCAAGTTATTAGAAGTAGAAACTCAAGCAGGAGTAGGAGAACTAGAAAATCTGTGGAGTAAATTGGATGCAGAAGTTCATACTCATCCGGAAGTTTTTCAAGAATCTTTACAATGGTTGCTGCCTGATTTATCTGAGCGTTCAGAAATTGAACAACATTTAATTTCGCAGATGGTTTTGGCTTGTGGGGATGTTAGTTTAGTGTCATTTTTGAGATTGGGAAATAAAGCGATCGCCTCCACTCGTGAAGCCCTAAAATCAGGCTCGATGGTTGTTGTCGATACTCCTTCAGTCGCAGGCGCTTTAGATAATACTCGATTAGCTCACTTGAAATGTAAAGTTGAAACTTTAATTAACAATCCCCACATTACCACTGCCACCGAAGCCGAAATTGCTTTTTGGCAACATCAAGAATGGCGAGAAAAATTACTGCAACTTCCTTTCGGTTGTGTGCTAGTTATTGGTTATGCTCCCTCAGTACTTTTAGAAGTCTGTGAAGCGATTAACAATCAAAAAATTAAGCCTGCGCTAGTGATTGCGATGCCGATTGGTTTTAGTCATGCACCAGCGGCAAAGCGACAATTAATGCAAACATCTGTGCCTTTTATCACGATTGAAGGAACTTTGGGTGGTGGATTGTTAGCTGCTACTGCTCTCAATGCCTTAGTTGAATCGCTGTTAGACAAGCCTGATTGTCACTGTTATCTAAGTTAA
- a CDS encoding substrate-binding domain-containing protein, producing MWQKEKKDNSIVSLALLLALTSPAVTLFAPNSVQAVQKQAEDPSFPLPQTVANGTTVRIDGSSSMTSINQSLKESFEKQFSGTKVELAANGTDSALKALQDGKIDIATIPRDLTPEEKAQGLEQVRVRREKIAIVVGASNPFKGSLTSKQFAKIFRGEITDWSELGGPDGKIRFIDRPATSDTRESLRDYPVFKSGKFATGSTATQLADDNTAEVIKQLGKDGISYVMVNQISKQEGVRSVKLHNTSPDDPRYPFSQPFVYVYKKNPSLGIAGFLGFATAKPGIQAIQQARTTEANAIAASLLQTIPPNPISSPGIPAQEATASPGIVSPATDATNPTTANQNKLEDDRALVPATGNIENAGDRRISPWWWLLALPVIGGLLFWLLGKRRAKPQPTDNAIESSNQPLESEAIPTTALDASVAPPVNEALSDNQLLRAYAQTQSGAVENTTPVSDIGVTNTAANVPEDTTSPVSHITSGGSAALAGVTAAGIGTSFWSPTSETVEDEPTEIRNNPNVPQVVSDAEAPVTETTVQPPDTAIPTAEAEPPAQSNTSVGGIAAGGSILGSPLTATQTEAIVETPESNDLEEDVWDIETPPTEVTTPKLQYSTTVDASATEVRDSLPIASNVNIEAPTTEITAVETPPTEVRNSLPLPSDVESEVNTEVPTTEVINSLSLASNPEASIIEITPKEAQIPTVETPFTEITASFPEQPDVSEVVYDEDVEKSTREITDSFPELASNEDDWDMEFTEDETEVQPPAQQFNWLQNITSAGGAVAAGSGAVLWSRSHRVQTEATNQTTQTNDADEDFWDIETPAIESPEVTELTSNVEAPPTELPNVPEVASNQVETLTTQITDSLPELPDVPELALLEDDWDMEFAAEVTEQPTQSNWLENITSAGNAVAEGGAVLWSRLSGKAQPEASNYTTENSDIYEDFWDIETPVKQPDVPEAVLNAQLPTVEVTPATQQLDVPEAVLNAQLPTVEVTPATQQLDVPEAVLNAQLPTVQVIPAMPELPDVPEAALDVVADAAEEDLSAESNWLENITSADDATLEDDVSSDLFDMGETTSLNSPQSSETSAEVTDASLELPADIVPIDEDKNETVSNVPEPAQNVTEPSQSDLTGGVPFVGAGAGAGAWSRIYNITENTETLVNEDTVSEEKDVESSIAIAPRTAKWAYVSWNVDDSQKKAVQQEGVCQLALRLYDVTNIDLSYHPTLVQQYECEEVTHDRYVAIPASDRDYMAEIGYLINSDRWFLLARSAIVHVDSRPQPDFWFQADAELIIHGSTEPGANVIIGSHSIKLKPDGTFHLRVPFTDSLIDYLMTAVTTDGQQTRIIHKKFFQESQE from the coding sequence ATGTGGCAAAAAGAGAAAAAAGATAATTCGATAGTCAGTTTGGCATTACTGCTGGCATTAACTTCCCCAGCAGTAACTCTCTTCGCACCAAACTCCGTACAAGCGGTACAAAAGCAAGCTGAAGATCCTTCATTTCCTCTGCCGCAAACGGTTGCAAACGGGACTACAGTCAGGATTGATGGTTCAAGTAGCATGACATCAATCAATCAAAGCCTGAAAGAAAGCTTTGAAAAACAGTTTTCGGGCACAAAAGTTGAATTAGCTGCCAACGGTACAGATTCTGCTCTCAAAGCTTTGCAAGATGGTAAAATCGATATAGCCACAATTCCTCGCGACTTGACACCAGAAGAAAAAGCCCAAGGTTTAGAGCAAGTGCGGGTGCGTCGCGAAAAAATAGCGATCGTAGTTGGTGCTTCTAATCCTTTTAAAGGCAGCTTGACAAGTAAGCAATTTGCGAAAATTTTCCGAGGGGAAATTACCGATTGGTCTGAGTTAGGAGGACCTGATGGTAAGATTCGCTTCATTGACCGTCCGGCAACAAGCGACACTCGCGAATCTTTACGCGATTATCCGGTCTTCAAAAGTGGTAAATTTGCCACAGGCTCTACAGCTACCCAATTAGCTGATGATAATACAGCAGAAGTTATCAAGCAACTGGGCAAAGACGGCATTAGCTATGTCATGGTTAATCAAATATCGAAGCAGGAAGGTGTGCGATCGGTCAAATTGCATAACACCTCCCCAGACGATCCGAGATATCCCTTCTCGCAGCCATTTGTATACGTTTACAAGAAAAATCCTAGTTTAGGTATTGCAGGTTTTCTTGGCTTTGCAACTGCCAAGCCAGGTATTCAAGCGATACAACAAGCCAGAACTACCGAAGCTAATGCGATCGCTGCCAGTCTACTACAAACAATCCCCCCAAATCCGATTTCCTCACCAGGTATACCGGCACAAGAAGCAACAGCCTCACCAGGTATTGTCTCACCAGCAACTGATGCAACCAATCCCACGACAGCTAATCAAAATAAGTTAGAAGACGATCGCGCTTTAGTACCTGCTACTGGTAACATTGAAAATGCTGGCGATCGCAGAATATCGCCTTGGTGGTGGTTGTTAGCTTTGCCTGTAATCGGCGGTTTATTATTCTGGCTGCTAGGAAAAAGGCGGGCAAAACCTCAACCAACAGATAACGCAATAGAATCATCCAATCAGCCCTTAGAATCCGAGGCTATACCAACAACAGCCCTAGACGCAAGTGTTGCCCCTCCAGTTAACGAGGCTTTGTCTGATAACCAGTTGCTTCGCGCTTACGCGCAAACACAATCTGGCGCGGTAGAAAATACTACCCCTGTTTCAGACATCGGGGTAACTAACACCGCAGCTAATGTGCCTGAAGACACAACATCTCCAGTTTCTCACATTACCTCTGGTGGTAGCGCAGCTTTAGCAGGCGTTACAGCAGCAGGGATAGGGACAAGCTTTTGGTCGCCAACATCTGAGACAGTAGAAGATGAGCCTACAGAAATCAGGAATAATCCAAATGTTCCCCAAGTCGTATCTGATGCCGAAGCACCTGTAACCGAAACAACCGTCCAACCGCCAGATACAGCAATACCAACGGCTGAAGCAGAACCACCAGCACAATCAAACACCTCTGTTGGTGGTATTGCAGCAGGCGGTTCAATACTTGGGTCGCCATTAACTGCCACACAAACAGAAGCGATTGTCGAAACTCCTGAAAGCAACGACCTTGAAGAAGATGTTTGGGATATTGAAACTCCACCAACCGAAGTCACAACCCCCAAACTGCAATATTCCACCACAGTAGATGCATCGGCAACTGAAGTTAGAGATTCTCTCCCCATTGCATCGAATGTAAATATCGAAGCACCAACAACGGAAATTACAGCAGTAGAAACACCCCCCACTGAAGTTAGAAATTCTCTCCCGCTTCCATCGGATGTAGAATCTGAAGTAAATACTGAAGTACCGACAACTGAAGTTATAAATTCTCTTTCCCTTGCATCGAATCCAGAAGCATCGATAATTGAAATTACACCAAAAGAAGCGCAAATTCCTACAGTAGAAACACCTTTTACGGAAATTACAGCTTCATTCCCCGAACAGCCAGATGTCTCTGAAGTTGTATATGATGAAGATGTAGAAAAATCGACAAGAGAAATTACAGATTCATTCCCCGAACTTGCATCTAATGAAGATGACTGGGATATGGAATTTACAGAAGACGAGACAGAAGTACAACCACCAGCACAACAATTTAACTGGTTACAAAATATCACCTCTGCCGGTGGTGCAGTAGCAGCAGGAAGTGGGGCAGTACTTTGGTCGCGATCGCATAGAGTACAAACAGAAGCTACTAACCAAACCACACAAACCAACGATGCTGACGAAGATTTCTGGGATATCGAAACACCCGCAATTGAATCACCAGAAGTCACCGAACTTACATCTAATGTAGAAGCACCTCCCACCGAATTGCCAAATGTCCCAGAAGTTGCATCTAATCAAGTAGAAACATTGACAACGCAAATTACCGATTCTCTACCCGAATTGCCAGATGTCCCGGAACTTGCATTACTTGAAGACGATTGGGACATGGAATTTGCAGCAGAGGTGACAGAACAACCAACACAATCTAACTGGCTAGAGAATATCACCTCTGCGGGTAATGCAGTAGCAGAAGGTGGGGCAGTACTTTGGTCGCGACTATCTGGTAAAGCGCAACCCGAAGCCAGCAATTATACCACAGAAAACAGCGATATTTACGAAGATTTCTGGGATATCGAAACACCTGTAAAACAGCCAGATGTTCCAGAAGCTGTTTTGAATGCACAATTGCCAACAGTCGAAGTTACACCCGCAACGCAACAGCTAGATGTTCCAGAAGCTGTTTTGAATGCACAATTGCCAACAGTCGAAGTTACACCCGCAACGCAACAGCTAGATGTTCCAGAAGCTGTTTTGAATGCACAATTGCCGACTGTGCAAGTTATACCTGCAATGCCAGAATTACCAGATGTTCCGGAAGCTGCTTTGGATGTGGTTGCAGATGCAGCTGAGGAAGATTTATCTGCTGAATCAAACTGGCTAGAAAATATTACCTCTGCGGATGATGCAACTTTAGAAGATGATGTATCATCAGATTTGTTTGATATGGGCGAGACAACTTCTTTAAACTCACCACAATCAAGCGAAACATCGGCAGAAGTTACAGATGCAAGCTTAGAACTACCAGCCGACATCGTACCCATCGATGAAGACAAAAACGAGACTGTATCTAACGTGCCCGAACCAGCACAAAATGTTACTGAACCCAGCCAATCAGACTTAACAGGTGGTGTGCCTTTTGTCGGTGCAGGTGCGGGTGCTGGAGCTTGGTCTCGGATATATAACATTACGGAAAACACCGAGACATTAGTTAATGAAGATACAGTTAGCGAAGAAAAGGATGTAGAAAGCAGCATTGCGATCGCACCCCGCACGGCAAAATGGGCTTATGTATCTTGGAACGTTGACGACAGCCAGAAAAAAGCAGTGCAGCAAGAGGGAGTTTGCCAATTAGCGCTGCGGTTGTATGATGTGACTAATATTGACTTAAGTTATCATCCCACACTGGTGCAGCAGTATGAATGTGAGGAGGTAACACACGATCGCTATGTAGCGATTCCGGCAAGCGATCGCGATTATATGGCAGAAATAGGCTATTTAATTAATAGCGATCGCTGGTTTTTACTAGCCCGTTCAGCCATAGTTCACGTCGATAGCCGTCCCCAGCCTGATTTCTGGTTCCAAGCGGATGCTGAGTTAATTATCCACGGTTCAACAGAACCAGGTGCAAACGTGATAATCGGTAGTCATTCCATCAAACTCAAACCCGATGGAACTTTCCACTTACGTGTCCCCTTTACAGACAGCTTAATTGATTATCTGATGACCGCAGTTACTACTGATGGGCAACAGACTAGAATCATTCACAAGAAGTTTTTCCAGGAAAGTCAAGAATAA
- a CDS encoding BamA/TamA family outer membrane protein, with protein MRIQIVILIVGMLVSWSYQVRAESELKNDTNLSSIVETDIENMDEPLPTSLASVERAEVSEKIVKDIQIRFLNNKDKWVDEKGRLIEGRTQKDFIIDNLRLKPGQIFRNDLFQKDVERLRRLNSFDKVNFVLEDSDTSVNIVYYIRENKFPSWSFGGGDNGDVGLYGKVGYQDANINGLNEQLDTSVQVSGKDVQFDTSFISPYRRGEPSRLGYSFRAFRERDLSRTFNDEIKLSNGSTAREGRFGGSVAVLKSFDDWDAALGLNYTRISLRDRDYNLARVDRLGSPLSVSGTGIDDLVTVSFAISKDERDRRSNPTKGSLLTLSTEQAIPIGLGKIASNRLLANYILYVPVSWIGSNGSTENTEMIALNLQAGTNIGEFPPANAFDLGGLNSVRGYGGGRVASARSYGLAAVEYRFPILRTVGGVLFADFGSDFGSSKTVLGEPGILRGKPGSGFGYGLGLRVKSPFGLIRGDLGISDQGEVKFEVTTGQRF; from the coding sequence ATGCGTATTCAAATTGTAATTTTGATTGTCGGGATGTTGGTCAGCTGGAGTTACCAGGTGCGTGCAGAATCTGAACTGAAAAATGATACCAACTTGTCGTCAATCGTAGAAACTGACATAGAGAATATGGATGAACCACTCCCCACATCTTTAGCAAGTGTTGAGAGGGCTGAGGTTAGCGAGAAAATCGTTAAAGATATCCAAATCCGTTTTCTCAATAATAAAGATAAGTGGGTAGATGAAAAAGGTAGGCTCATAGAAGGACGGACTCAGAAAGATTTTATCATTGACAATCTGAGATTAAAGCCAGGTCAAATATTTCGTAACGATTTATTTCAAAAAGACGTAGAAAGATTAAGGAGATTAAATTCATTTGATAAAGTCAACTTTGTTTTAGAAGATTCGGACACAAGCGTTAATATCGTCTATTACATTAGAGAAAATAAATTTCCTTCTTGGAGCTTTGGCGGTGGTGATAACGGAGATGTTGGGCTTTATGGTAAGGTGGGTTATCAAGATGCAAACATCAACGGACTTAATGAACAACTAGATACTAGCGTTCAAGTCAGCGGTAAAGATGTTCAATTTGATACTTCCTTTATCAGCCCTTATCGTCGAGGAGAACCAAGTCGCTTAGGTTACAGCTTTCGAGCTTTTCGCGAACGAGATTTATCTCGAACCTTCAACGATGAAATCAAGTTGTCAAACGGTAGCACCGCACGAGAAGGAAGATTTGGCGGTTCTGTAGCTGTTTTAAAATCTTTTGATGATTGGGATGCAGCTTTAGGTTTAAATTACACCAGAATAAGCTTGCGCGATCGCGATTATAATCTGGCACGAGTCGATAGATTGGGAAGCCCGCTTTCAGTAAGCGGTACTGGTATTGATGACTTGGTTACAGTGTCTTTTGCGATTAGCAAAGATGAACGCGATCGCCGTAGCAATCCAACTAAAGGATCGCTTCTGACTCTTAGCACCGAACAAGCAATTCCCATCGGACTCGGTAAAATTGCTAGTAACAGATTGCTGGCAAATTATATTTTATACGTACCAGTTAGTTGGATAGGTAGTAATGGGTCAACAGAAAATACAGAAATGATCGCTTTGAATTTGCAAGCTGGAACAAATATCGGCGAATTTCCACCCGCAAATGCATTTGATTTGGGTGGATTGAATTCTGTCAGAGGTTACGGAGGTGGTAGAGTCGCAAGCGCACGTAGTTATGGTTTAGCTGCTGTAGAATACCGTTTCCCGATTTTGCGGACAGTGGGAGGAGTTTTATTTGCAGACTTCGGTTCCGATTTTGGGTCTAGCAAAACCGTGTTAGGGGAACCGGGTATACTGCGAGGTAAACCGGGAAGTGGATTTGGTTACGGTTTAGGATTGCGAGTCAAGTCACCGTTTGGGTTGATTCGCGGTGACTTGGGAATTAGCGACCAAGGAGAAGTCAAATTTGAAGTTACCACCGGTCAGCGGTTTTGA
- a CDS encoding DUF2141 domain-containing protein, with translation MQRTFKSLLLLAAVINLTALQEAKAVSNSSLTVSINGLKSQRGQVCLSLFSGGRGFPSSSDRAVAARCVKLENAPLTVKFDNLKAGNYAIAAFHDANGDGTLNRNPLGIPTEEFGFSQNPKILTGAPKFADSAFIVAGPETNIQIKLLNFFG, from the coding sequence ATGCAACGTACTTTCAAAAGCCTTTTACTTCTAGCCGCTGTTATCAACTTGACAGCTTTACAAGAAGCAAAAGCAGTGTCAAATAGTAGCCTTACCGTCAGCATTAACGGGTTGAAAAGCCAGCGGGGGCAAGTTTGCCTGAGTTTGTTTTCGGGTGGACGAGGATTTCCCAGCAGCAGCGATCGCGCTGTGGCTGCCCGTTGTGTCAAACTAGAAAACGCACCGCTGACAGTTAAATTTGACAACTTAAAAGCCGGAAATTATGCGATCGCTGCTTTTCATGATGCCAACGGTGACGGTACTCTCAATCGCAATCCGTTGGGTATTCCCACAGAAGAGTTTGGCTTTTCTCAAAACCCGAAAATTCTTACAGGTGCGCCGAAGTTTGCCGATTCTGCGTTTATAGTCGCAGGTCCAGAGACTAACATTCAAATTAAGTTGCTGAACTTTTTCGGCTAA
- a CDS encoding pentapeptide repeat-containing protein, producing the protein MDADELKRRYVAGERDFSIADLNGVKLIKAYLPGINFWAANLSGANLAKAKLWGANFEGANLSRANLTGANLSGANLSQANLRGAKLNNVKLYGANFTGAFYDQSTRFPRGFDPISKNMRLI; encoded by the coding sequence ATGGATGCAGATGAACTGAAGCGGCGTTATGTCGCAGGGGAAAGAGATTTTTCGATAGCAGATTTAAATGGAGTTAAGCTGATTAAAGCTTATTTACCGGGAATCAATTTCTGGGCTGCAAACTTAAGTGGAGCGAACTTAGCCAAAGCAAAATTATGGGGAGCCAACTTTGAGGGAGCTAACTTATCGAGAGCTAACTTGACTGGAGCTAACCTCAGCGGAGCGAATTTAAGTCAAGCTAATCTCCGGGGAGCCAAACTAAACAATGTTAAGTTGTATGGAGCTAATTTTACTGGGGCTTTCTACGATCAAAGTACCCGATTTCCTAGAGGTTTTGACCCCATCAGTAAAAACATGCGCTTAATTTGA
- a CDS encoding nucleoside-diphosphate kinase: MSQQLNAFVFIMLKPAAANDIELSNFIKNKLSKYGDIKHIRYSIIVDKEKISKHYKSSQYSLWYPFIINYLSQKIVQIFILEYYTDKYDIPNNSNYSYFGEFLKTQVIGSANLCKTKKHHLRRLALKKATFLVDNLIHSSDNTEEALKEIRIWYENEPAVITEFETKALQIFRGNR, encoded by the coding sequence ATGTCACAACAACTGAATGCATTTGTTTTCATAATGTTAAAACCAGCCGCTGCTAATGATATAGAGTTAAGTAACTTCATCAAAAATAAACTATCAAAATATGGCGATATTAAACATATAAGATATTCTATTATTGTAGATAAAGAGAAAATATCAAAACATTACAAATCTTCTCAATATTCACTTTGGTATCCATTTATCATCAACTACTTATCTCAAAAAATAGTGCAAATTTTTATACTCGAATATTATACAGATAAATATGATATTCCGAATAATAGCAACTACAGTTATTTTGGAGAATTTCTCAAAACACAAGTAATTGGTTCAGCTAACCTTTGCAAAACAAAAAAACATCATTTGAGAAGGCTGGCGCTGAAAAAAGCTACTTTTTTAGTAGATAACTTAATTCATTCTTCAGATAATACTGAGGAAGCATTGAAAGAAATACGTATTTGGTATGAAAACGAACCTGCGGTAATTACAGAATTTGAAACCAAAGCATTACAAATATTTAGGGGTAATAGGTAA
- a CDS encoding S1C family serine protease, which translates to MSSLLALSNNLADIVEQVGSAVVAVNAGGRISPSGIHWRDGIIVTSDESLQRYEEITVTTTDNRTVAAKVLGHDSSTDVAVLQLKDKEIPVAKIGDATTLKIGHLVLGLARSSEGDLKAAMGAVSVVSGAWRSMSGGNIDSFIRPDITFYTGFAGGPLVDAAGLVVGMNTSGRRGTALTIPASTVNRVVDQLIAKGRIPRGYLGLGMQPVRLPANLKSALNLTSAGGVIVVNVETNGPADKAGVLLGDVLVAFDGNSVSDTGDVLALLNNSDRVGKTVSVQVVRGGVLLEKAIAIGEKPID; encoded by the coding sequence ATGTCTTCATTACTGGCTCTATCCAACAATTTAGCCGATATTGTAGAGCAGGTTGGGAGTGCTGTTGTAGCTGTCAATGCTGGCGGACGCATTTCTCCTAGCGGTATTCACTGGCGAGATGGTATCATCGTTACCTCTGACGAGTCGCTGCAACGCTATGAAGAAATTACTGTCACAACTACAGATAATCGTACAGTAGCAGCTAAAGTCTTAGGTCATGACTCCAGCACCGATGTAGCTGTCTTACAGCTAAAAGACAAAGAAATCCCAGTGGCGAAAATTGGCGACGCTACCACGCTCAAAATTGGTCATTTAGTACTTGGGTTAGCAAGAAGCAGCGAGGGTGACTTAAAAGCGGCTATGGGTGCAGTGAGTGTTGTTAGTGGTGCTTGGCGAAGCATGAGCGGTGGTAATATTGACTCGTTCATCCGTCCAGACATAACTTTTTATACTGGCTTTGCAGGTGGACCCCTCGTAGATGCTGCTGGTTTGGTGGTAGGAATGAATACTTCGGGGCGACGCGGTACTGCTTTGACTATCCCGGCTTCTACAGTAAATCGCGTGGTTGACCAATTAATTGCCAAAGGACGTATTCCACGGGGCTATTTAGGTTTAGGAATGCAACCTGTACGTTTGCCTGCAAACTTGAAAAGCGCCTTAAATTTAACTTCTGCTGGTGGGGTGATTGTCGTCAATGTTGAGACAAACGGACCTGCTGACAAAGCGGGTGTGTTGCTTGGGGATGTGTTGGTAGCCTTCGATGGTAATTCTGTCAGCGATACCGGTGATGTGCTGGCATTGCTCAATAATAGCGATCGCGTTGGTAAAACTGTCTCTGTGCAGGTTGTACGCGGTGGAGTTTTGCTCGAAAAAGCGATCGCGATCGGCGAAAAACCAATTGACTAA
- a CDS encoding S1C family serine protease, translated as MTITAITDELALLAAKVRNITVKVRSGSLGSGSGVIWQKDGLIITNAHVATSNKTTVELSDGRTFDAIRTHFDPQQDLAALKIAATDLNAATIGDADALRVGELVLAVGNPFGDNGAVTTGIIHTNDRRLVMADIQLYPGNSGGPLADCLGRVVGINTMIANGLAVAISSSTVKRFLHGNLRKLGVTLQPVLIKRSLGLLILSVHSQSVAETAGLQVADVLIGVSGQLFSQPNDLSNYLNQSDSKSLPLQVLRDGQQFVFYAVLQDGKTAVEAT; from the coding sequence ATGACTATCACAGCAATAACTGATGAATTAGCACTCCTAGCTGCTAAAGTACGTAATATTACCGTCAAAGTGCGTAGCGGTTCTTTAGGAAGCGGTTCCGGTGTAATCTGGCAAAAAGACGGTTTAATCATTACTAACGCCCATGTCGCTACCAGCAACAAAACTACTGTCGAATTGTCAGATGGACGCACATTTGATGCAATACGGACACACTTCGATCCACAGCAAGATTTAGCAGCTTTGAAAATTGCCGCCACTGACTTAAATGCCGCAACCATCGGTGATGCAGATGCGCTACGAGTAGGTGAATTAGTCTTAGCAGTGGGTAATCCATTTGGTGACAATGGTGCAGTCACAACCGGCATTATCCACACAAATGATCGGCGTTTGGTTATGGCTGATATTCAACTGTATCCTGGCAATTCTGGCGGTCCGCTTGCCGATTGTCTCGGTCGGGTTGTTGGGATTAATACCATGATTGCCAACGGTTTGGCTGTGGCAATATCAAGCTCAACTGTAAAGCGTTTTTTGCATGGAAATCTGCGAAAGCTGGGGGTGACTTTACAACCTGTACTGATAAAACGCAGCTTAGGCTTATTAATTTTGTCAGTGCATTCTCAAAGTGTTGCTGAAACTGCTGGTTTGCAAGTTGCTGATGTGCTGATTGGAGTGTCGGGGCAATTGTTCTCTCAACCGAATGATTTAAGCAACTATCTCAATCAAAGCGATAGCAAATCACTACCATTACAAGTTCTGCGTGATGGGCAACAATTTGTTTTTTACGCTGTGTTGCAAGATGGGAAAACTGCTGTGGAGGCAACATGA
- a CDS encoding response regulator transcription factor, giving the protein MIRVMVVAASPVVRAGLSAVLTSNPKLTVVGSVSDLDALLREVQLQPDVVLLDLSGNLQQSVWEKLLLMQEKQYPSPIIALVDELDSINLEVALRCGLRGILPDTSTESEIIAAVEAIAFNLIVLHPDAVELLPLKESMREKEALTPMQTLTPREIEVLEMLGSGLGNKAIAKRLHISDHTVKFHVSSIFVKLGVSSRTEAVTVGVRLGLIML; this is encoded by the coding sequence ATGATTCGGGTGATGGTAGTTGCAGCTTCTCCCGTAGTGCGGGCAGGTTTGTCGGCAGTGCTGACAAGCAATCCTAAACTGACGGTAGTAGGTAGTGTATCTGACTTGGATGCACTCTTAAGGGAAGTGCAATTACAACCTGATGTGGTGTTGTTAGATTTGAGCGGCAACCTTCAACAATCAGTATGGGAAAAATTGCTTTTGATGCAAGAAAAGCAATACCCATCACCAATTATCGCTCTGGTTGACGAACTCGACAGCATCAACTTAGAAGTAGCGCTGCGTTGTGGTCTAAGAGGCATTTTACCAGATACCAGCACTGAGTCAGAGATTATCGCGGCTGTCGAGGCGATCGCTTTTAATCTAATTGTCCTACACCCCGATGCGGTTGAGTTGCTTCCTCTTAAAGAGTCGATGCGCGAAAAAGAAGCGCTCACACCCATGCAAACATTGACACCACGGGAGATAGAGGTTTTAGAAATGCTTGGTTCTGGGTTGGGGAATAAAGCGATCGCCAAGCGTTTGCATATCTCCGATCATACCGTTAAGTTTCATGTCTCATCCATATTTGTGAAGCTAGGGGTTTCGTCTCGCACCGAAGCTGTAACTGTTGGTGTCCGACTGGGTTTGATTATGCTTTAA